CCGCTGCCAGCCGAACACGGTGCGCGCCGGATTGCCCCAGGGCGTGCAATGATAGGTCTGATTGCCGGCGAGAAAGTCGAGGAACAGCGTCGACTGCACGAAGGACCAGGCCTTGCCGCCGCGACCACGGCGCAGAATGTCGCGGAACAGCTCCTTGGTGCGCGCGCGATTGAGGAAGTGAGTCTTGTTCGGCGCGCGCTCATAGGCATAGCCCGGCGACACGGTCATGCCGTCGACGCCGAGGCGCTTCGCCTCGTCGAAGAAATCGGCGACGCGCTCGGGATCGGCGTCCTGGAAAAAGGTGCTGTTGATGGTGACGCGGAAGCCTTTCGACTTCGCCAGAGCGATCGCCTCGACCGCGCGCTTGTAGACGCCCTTCTGGCTCACGGCGCGATCGTGCATCTCTTCGTCGCCGTCGAGATGGATCGACCAGGTGAAATAGGGGCTCGGCTCATATTGATCGATCTTCTTGGCGAGCAGCAGCGCATTGGTGCAGACGATGGCGAATTTCTTGCGCGCCATGATGCCTTGCACGATCTGCGGCAGCTCCTTGTGCAGCAGCGGCTCGCCGCCGGCGATGACGACGACCGGCGCGCCGCATTCGTCCACCGAGGCGAGGCTGTCCGCGGCCGAAAGGCGCTTGTCGAGGATATGATCCGGATAGTCGATCTTGCCGCAGCCGGCGCAGGCGAGATTGCAGCGGAACAAGGGCTCCAGCATCAGAACGAGCGGATAGCGCTTCCGGCCGGCGAGATGCTGGCGAAGGATGTAGCCGCCGATCGACCAGATATAGCGGAACGGGATGGACAAGAACGCTGTTCCTTCTCAGGCTGCCGCGCCGAGGGCGTCGTTCGCGCCGCTAGCTGGAACAGCGCGACGCATCGCGAACCGAGCGCGATCAAAGTCTTCGTCTAACACGAAAGCACGGCGGCGCAAACCGGCGTCGGGAACCCCACGGCGAAGGGCCGCGCGGCTGGACCCCTCGCAGAGTGGAAACTGGCGGTTTCGCCGCGGGCGCGCCGCGCAATTATCGACTTCGGCCGAAGTCGAACGGCCTGGAGCGAAAAACAACCGGGCCGAGCGTCGTGTCGTCGAACGCTCGGTCCGACATCGAGCGGGAGGAACGCATGGCGCTGCAAGTTCACACCGGCGGCGATCTGGGCAACACTATTTTCTGGATCTCGGCCGCAGTCGCGTTCGTCGCCATCATGCTGTCGAAGGGGCCGGCGTGACTCACGCCCGCCAGCGCCGACGTCACGAGCGGCTTTTCGCCAATCTCGTCGTCGGGCGCGACGACACGTCGCAGCTGGACCCGGCGATCTTGCGAAATTGGTGGTTTTTCTGACACTCAGACCGGATATCACTCCGACGCTCCATCATGCTCCTTCCGGACGCATCATGTGGCGATCCGAATGACTTGGCCTCGCCGGCTTCGGCCGCGCGAGGCTTTTTTCGGCTTCGCTCCGGCGATAGAAGGGCTGCTCAGCGACCCCTCGCGCCGCGGGAGACGAGCATGTCCGATATCCGCATCAAAATCTGCGGCTTGTCCACTCTGCCGACGCTGGAGGCGACGATCGCGGCCGGCGCCGACATGGCGGGCTTCGTGTTTTTCGCGAAGAGTCCGCGCCATATCTCGCTGGAGACGGCGCGCGCGCTCGGCCGCGCGGCGCAGGGGCGCATTCGCAAGGTCGCGCTCAGCGTCGACGCCTCTAACGCCGATCTCGACGCCATGGTCGATGCGCTGGCGCCGGATCTGCTGCAATTGCATGGGCGCGAAACGCCGGAGCGCGTCGGAGCGGTGAAGGCCCGCTTCGGCCTGCCGGTGATCAAAGCGATCGGCGTCGCGACCGCGGCCGATGTGGCGGCGGCGGCGGCCTATCTCGGCGCCGCCGATATCCTTCTCTTCGACGCCAAGCCGGCGCCGGGCGCCGCCGTCCCCGGCGGGGCGGGCCTTGCCTTCGACTGGACGGCGCTGCGCGGCCATGCGGGCGGCGAGTGGATGCTGTCGGGCGGGCTCGATCCCGACAATGTGGCCGAGGCTCTCGCGCTGACGCAGGCGCCGGCGGTCGACGTGTCCTCCGGCGTCGAGAGCGCGCGCGGCGTGAAGGACGAGGCCAAGATCGCCGCTTTCGTCGCGGCGGCGCGGCGGTGATTTCGACATGACGGGCGCGATATGAGAGGATGAAACTATTGCTGACGTGTGACTCTCGCGCGAGAGGGAGGCGGCGATGACGGGGTCTTACCTCTATGACAAAGACTTCTACGCCTGGGCGAAGGAGCAGGCCAATCTGTTGCGCGTCGGCGACCTCGCCCGCGCGGACATCGCACATATCGCCGAGGAGATCGAGAGCATGGGCCGGACCGAGAAGCGCGAGCTCGTCAGTCGGCTGACCGTGCTGCTGCTGCATCTGCTCAAATGGAGGCATCAGCCCGTCGGCCGAGGCAACTCCTCGCGCCTCTCCATCGCCAATTCCAGGGACGAGATCACCGACCATCTCGCGGACAATCCGAGCCTGAAATCCCTCCTCGTCCCGACGCTCGTCTCCGCCTATCGTTACGCGCGCCGCAAGGCGGCGGTCGAGACCAGTCTGGCGGAAGAGACGTTTCCAGAGACCTGTCCCTGGACCTTCGAGGAGATCATGGACGAGGGCTTCTGGCCGGAGGCGTGAGGTCCCAGCCCGCCCCGCTTTCATCGCGACGGCGGAGGGTCTAAGACAGCCGCGCAAACGAAGACCGGCGAGGACGCGCGATGAATCAGCAGGCTCCGAATTCCTTCCGCAACGGGCCGGACGAGAACGGCCGCTTCGGCCTGTTCGGCGGGCGGTTCGTCGCCGAGACCCTGATGCCGCTGATTCTCGATCTCGAGCGCGCCTATGGAGAGGCCAAGGCCGACCCCGCCTATCAGTCCGAGCTCGACAGCCTGCTGAAGCATTATGTCGGCCGGCCGAGCCCGCTCTATTACGCCGAGCGCATGACCGAGCATTTGCGCGGGTTGACCGCGGCGGTCGGCGGGGCAGGCGGCGCCAAAATCTATTTCAAGCGCGACGAGCTCAACCACACCGGCGCGCATAAGATCAACAATGTGCTCGGCCAGATTCTGCTCGCCCGCCGCATGGGCAAGAAGCGCATCATCGCCGAGACCGGCGCCGGCCAGCACGGCGTCGCCACCGCCACCGCCTGCGCGCGCTTCGGCCTCGAATGCGTCGTCTATATGGGCGCGGTCGATGTCGAGCGGCAGAAGCCCAATGTGTTTCGCATGAAGATGCTCGGCGCCGAGGTCCGCCCCGTGCAGGCCGGCGCGCGCACGCTGAAGGATGCGATGAACGAGGCGCTGCGCGACTGGGTGACCAATGTCGCCGACACTTTCTATTGCATCGGCACGGCGGCGGGCCCGCATCCCTATCCCGCCATGGTGCGCGATTTCCAATCGGTGATCGGCAATGAGGCCAAGGCGCAAATGCTGGAGGCGGAAGGGCGTCTGCCCGATTCGCTCGTCGCCTGCATCGGCGGCGGCTCCAACGCCATCGGCCTGTTTCACCCCTTCCTCGACGACGCGTCAGTGGAGATTTACGGCGTCGAGGCGGCGGGCCATGGGCTCGACGTCGAGAACGGCCATGCCGCCTCGCTCGCCGGCGGGCGGCCCGGCGTGCTGCATGGCAATCGCACCTATCTGCTGATGGACGACGACGGCCAGATTCTCGAAGGCCATTCGATCTCCGCCGGCCTCGATTATCCGGGCATTGGGCCGGAACATTCCTGGCTGCGCGACATCGGCCGCGTGACTTACCTATCGGCCACCGACAAGGAGGCGCTCGCGGCCTTCCAGCTCTGCTCCAAGCTCGAGGGAATCATCCCGGCGCTCGAGCCCTCGCATGCGCTCGCCAAGGTCATGCAGCTCGCGCCGCAAAAGCCGCAGGATCATCTAATGGTGATGAATCTGTGCGGCCGCGGCGACAAGGATATTTTCGCGGTGGCGGAGCATTTGGGCGGTATGTGAGCCGGCGGCTTCACCGGCGGGCCCGATTGCGCCGACGCCGTCTCGCGAGAATTGTCTCGGCGCAGGCGCGGGCGTAGCCTGCGTTCGGCGTCGCCGCGAGCGGCGCGCGAGGGGAGCTTCAAAAGTGCTGTCGATTTTCGAGCTCGCGACGATTCTGCTGACGCTTTCGGCCATCCTCGGATGGATCAACCGCAAATATCTGCCGACGCCGCATATGATCGGCCTTCTGCTGATGAGCGTCTTCGCCTCGCTCATTCTCCTCGCCATCGACCTCGCCCTTCCCGACAAGCATTTGTTCGAGGAGCTGACGGGAGGGCTGCGGCGGATCGATTTCGCCGATGTGGTGATGAATGGAATGCTGGCGTTTCTGCTGTTCGCCGGCTCTCTCCATGTCGATCTCGCCAAGCTGCGCAGCCGGGCGACGGCGGTCGCCGTGCTGGCGGTGTTCGGCACGCTGCTGTCCACCGTGATCGTCGGCGGCGCGATCTGGCAGGCCGGCCGTTTGATCGATCTCCAATTGCCGCTGGCCTGGGCCTTCGTCTTCGGCGCGCTGATCAGCCCGACCGATCCGGTCGCCGTCATGGGCACGTTGAAGAATGTCGACGTGCCGGCGAGCCTCGAGGTCGAGATGCAGGGCGAGTCGCTGTTCAACGACGGCGTCGGCGTCGTGCTCTACACGATCCTGCTGCTGTTCGCGACGGGGAACGGCGAGCATATGAGCGCCTCGTCCATCGGCGAGCTTCTGCTGCTGGAGATGGGCGGCAGCCTCGTGCTCGGCGTCGTGACCGGCTATGTCGGCTATCGGGCGATGCGGGCGATCGACGATTATCCGGTCGAGGTTCTCATCACGATCGCGCTCGTCATGTCGACCTATGCGCTGGCGCAGCGCCTCCATATGAGCGGACCGCTCGCGGTCGTCGCCGCCGGCCTGCTGATCGGCCATCGCGCGCCGCAGGATGCGATGAGCGAGCGCACCCAGAGCTATGTGTTCAGCCTCTGGACCTTGATCGACGAGATCCTCAACTCCGTGCTGTTCCTGCTGATCGGCCTCGAGGTGCTGCTCCTCGATTTCGATCCCCGCGCGTTGCTCCTCGCGGCCA
The sequence above is a segment of the Methylosinus trichosporium OB3b genome. Coding sequences within it:
- a CDS encoding cation:proton antiporter — encoded protein: MLSIFELATILLTLSAILGWINRKYLPTPHMIGLLLMSVFASLILLAIDLALPDKHLFEELTGGLRRIDFADVVMNGMLAFLLFAGSLHVDLAKLRSRATAVAVLAVFGTLLSTVIVGGAIWQAGRLIDLQLPLAWAFVFGALISPTDPVAVMGTLKNVDVPASLEVEMQGESLFNDGVGVVLYTILLLFATGNGEHMSASSIGELLLLEMGGSLVLGVVTGYVGYRAMRAIDDYPVEVLITIALVMSTYALAQRLHMSGPLAVVAAGLLIGHRAPQDAMSERTQSYVFSLWTLIDEILNSVLFLLIGLEVLLLDFDPRALLLAAIAIPIVLGARLTAVGVPALLWRSSKLFSLRNVPFLTWAGVRGGISVALALSIPDDPAKSTILVATYVIVLFSIIVQGSTLAMVARRTIATDAPVG
- a CDS encoding DUF29 domain-containing protein, encoding MTGSYLYDKDFYAWAKEQANLLRVGDLARADIAHIAEEIESMGRTEKRELVSRLTVLLLHLLKWRHQPVGRGNSSRLSIANSRDEITDHLADNPSLKSLLVPTLVSAYRYARRKAAVETSLAEETFPETCPWTFEEIMDEGFWPEA
- the trpB gene encoding tryptophan synthase subunit beta, giving the protein MNQQAPNSFRNGPDENGRFGLFGGRFVAETLMPLILDLERAYGEAKADPAYQSELDSLLKHYVGRPSPLYYAERMTEHLRGLTAAVGGAGGAKIYFKRDELNHTGAHKINNVLGQILLARRMGKKRIIAETGAGQHGVATATACARFGLECVVYMGAVDVERQKPNVFRMKMLGAEVRPVQAGARTLKDAMNEALRDWVTNVADTFYCIGTAAGPHPYPAMVRDFQSVIGNEAKAQMLEAEGRLPDSLVACIGGGSNAIGLFHPFLDDASVEIYGVEAAGHGLDVENGHAASLAGGRPGVLHGNRTYLLMDDDGQILEGHSISAGLDYPGIGPEHSWLRDIGRVTYLSATDKEALAAFQLCSKLEGIIPALEPSHALAKVMQLAPQKPQDHLMVMNLCGRGDKDIFAVAEHLGGM
- a CDS encoding phosphoribosylanthranilate isomerase, whose amino-acid sequence is MSDIRIKICGLSTLPTLEATIAAGADMAGFVFFAKSPRHISLETARALGRAAQGRIRKVALSVDASNADLDAMVDALAPDLLQLHGRETPERVGAVKARFGLPVIKAIGVATAADVAAAAAYLGAADILLFDAKPAPGAAVPGGAGLAFDWTALRGHAGGEWMLSGGLDPDNVAEALALTQAPAVDVSSGVESARGVKDEAKIAAFVAAARR
- the hpnH gene encoding adenosyl-hopene transferase HpnH, giving the protein MSIPFRYIWSIGGYILRQHLAGRKRYPLVLMLEPLFRCNLACAGCGKIDYPDHILDKRLSAADSLASVDECGAPVVVIAGGEPLLHKELPQIVQGIMARKKFAIVCTNALLLAKKIDQYEPSPYFTWSIHLDGDEEMHDRAVSQKGVYKRAVEAIALAKSKGFRVTINSTFFQDADPERVADFFDEAKRLGVDGMTVSPGYAYERAPNKTHFLNRARTKELFRDILRRGRGGKAWSFVQSTLFLDFLAGNQTYHCTPWGNPARTVFGWQRPCYLVGEGYVPTFEQLMEETDWDSYGVGNYEKCADCMVHCGFEATAVQDAVVRPWKAAWVALRGVRTEGDFAPDIPLDKQRPAQYVFDANVATLSELREAEAQKRSEKTPTAA